ataattataataataaataaatattaaaatataacaaacaaaaaaaaactgtcagttggaggtcgcttccccaggaaacgacattttattgaaattaaaaaaaattctcttcaGCGGGTCGCTTCTCTAAAGAACGACTTCttactgaaaaaaaaaagtagggcatttagGGAATTAAGTTTCAAACTAgggcaattaaaaaaaaaatttaaaagagggatatatatataaaaaactcCCAAAAACCTTTTATTAAAACCAAaacgatttaaatttttttttaaaaacccctttgggaggtcgcatccccagccaGCGACCTCCTGCTAGGGAGAAAATTTTAGTTCCTTTAGTGTATCGCTCCCCCAGGGAGAGTTTTCCTTTTTGCCCTAAAAATGTAGGGCATTTTAGTAATAGTTTTAGAAAGTGGAGTATTTTGGTTATGTTTTTTGAAAACTAGGATATATGGGTAATATATCCGCCAACAAGTCATGCAAATATACCCCTCCTGGTTTTTCAAACAAACACGGTACTACAGTCATTTCCGATggtattataagtaaaaatagttatttgtactgttattaaaaaaattagttaattttaatataaaatataaaacaaatttattatattgtctatttaaatgttaaatattcTGGTAACaatattaaatgttttatttaaatagaagTATATCAAAAATACTAACATTAAATgaatcaaaaataattaattttttgtttttaatagtcatacattttaatatatttattcctcttattactattataaataataaagagattttaaatttttgtcattattataaataaaaattaattacttttaaatcatataatattattattatttataatacacaattcttttaattcaaaatatttaatatttatagttaCACGTTAGATATTAAAAATGAACAATACATTCCACCAAGTCATATTCATGATTTGTCACTAAAGAAATAAGATACAAATATTACCtttgaatttttctattttaaaaaaggaTTACCTTTGAATTCAACATTATAGAATTGATATAAggaaaatatctttcatttttaGACTTGAGTAATGTATCAAATCAATCGATTAAATATATAAGTGACATATCTTCATTTGACTTCAATATAATAATTGATTGATTTGatctttaaattcaatttttaatggATTGGTTTAATAGTTAACAAATGATACCCCATCCAATGttaaacatacaaaaaataattcaataaaaataaatatatttaatctaaattttaaattatatattaacaattttattgatcaaattttattttatatttaaaataaaataaaaagtaaatgtaTATGAGAATGACTGATTTGGTTTCTGTGCACACGCGTGTGAAATAAATGCAGGCGACAAATGCAAGCAATCAACCACCTTTGGAATGGAAAAGGATTCTCTGACTTAGAGGCGGGAAAGGCACCCTACCTTTTACCCATTTTGTACCATTGGATTAATCAGATGCTTCAGAAAGAGCCACGTGgccttattatttttaaactaaaagcATAATTCTTCCTCAAGTTCACTTAGAACCCTTCATTCCCCCACACCTCTGTCCACTAACCACCGCCGCTGACCACCGCCGCGCGCCGCTATTGTCTCCTGCACTACAATCTGTTATCAATCTACTTTCTGCATTGTCATATTCGGGTAATAAAAGAACTccactaaattatattttccacaaatatgatttttttgctTTCTAATTCCTGTATAAAAGAGTTGGAAGCTATGTTTATCTTGgttgtattgattgtgttaAAATAATAGAGTAGAATGTTATTAGTTATgccaaattatttttgtagagctattttaagttgttatacttgttttttttactttgaagtTGTGATACCTGCAAAACAGAGCAATACATGGTTCATTCATTATTCCatactttttctttcatttaattattttattaaatttttaggtTACTTCATTTGGAAAGTTTGATCAAATATGTCATCTTCAAATGTTGATTGGAAGCCACGGGTTGGTATGAAATTTGATAATATAGATGTGGCTTATCAATTTTGGCTTACATACAGTGTCCATGCTGGTTTTGGAGTTAGAAAACGTTATGCGAGCAAGAATAAAGACGACACTATATCATCTTGTAGGTTTGTTTGTTCCAAGGAAGGAGTACGAAAGATAGACAAGAgagatgtttttgttaacatccATAGAGCCGAGACAAGAACGGATTGCAAAGCAAGAATTTCACTTGTATGCAAAAATGGAAATTTTGTCATCCATGAATTTGTAGAGGATCATAACCATCCTCTACAACTTCCAGAGACAACACACATGCTTGCATCACATAGGAAGATAACTGAAGTCCAAGCATATGAGATTGATTTGGCTGATGATTCTGGATTAAGGCAAAAGTCAACATTTCAACTTATGAGCACACATGCAGGAAACAGAGCAAATCTTGGATTTACACGGTTGGATGTGAAAAATTACCTCAGTGCAAGAAGACAAAGAAGTATGATGTA
This region of Cicer arietinum cultivar CDC Frontier isolate Library 1 chromosome 8, Cicar.CDCFrontier_v2.0, whole genome shotgun sequence genomic DNA includes:
- the LOC101505629 gene encoding LOW QUALITY PROTEIN: protein FAR1-RELATED SEQUENCE 5 (The sequence of the model RefSeq protein was modified relative to this genomic sequence to represent the inferred CDS: substituted 1 base at 1 genomic stop codon), which codes for MSSSNVDWKPRVGMKFDNIDVAYQFWLTYSVHAGFGVRKRYASKNKDDTISSCRFVCSKEGVRKIDKRDVFVNIHRAETRTDCKARISLVCKNGNFVIHEFVEDHNHPLQLPETTHMLASHRKITEVQAYEIDLADDSGLRQKSTFQLMSTHAGNRANLGFTRLDVKNYLSARRQRSMMYGDVGCLSQXFQRQLLESPSFFHAYQMDIEEQITNVFWCDANMVLDYGYFGDVVSLDTTYCTNHANRPLALFSGFNHYRSSIIFGAALLYDETIESFKWLFDTFLQAHNHKKPKTVFTDQDQAMARALAEVMPETHHGLCTWHLLHPLMRQTFQHYTD